One part of the Acetoanaerobium sticklandii genome encodes these proteins:
- a CDS encoding excisionase family DNA-binding protein: MKSGDYMNIDNLYSPEEAGQILKISKYTIYEMIKRGELTAHQVGRHIRISDSQLKAYLSQLKGSQNIFSGTVIHKDDEIFVDIGQVLIRVNTTLSGDVKISVDPDDIILSKQDVICSARNIHKGKVIDIKEDDMNMRITLDIGAPIKAVITKTSYKEMNINIGDELFTIFKALSVKAFK, translated from the coding sequence ATGAAAAGTGGTGACTATATGAATATAGACAATTTATATTCTCCAGAAGAAGCAGGGCAGATATTAAAAATATCTAAATACACTATTTATGAGATGATAAAAAGAGGAGAACTCACTGCTCATCAAGTAGGACGGCATATAAGGATATCAGATTCTCAGCTAAAAGCATATTTATCTCAGCTAAAAGGTTCCCAAAATATTTTTTCGGGGACAGTTATTCATAAGGATGATGAAATTTTTGTTGATATTGGGCAGGTTTTAATTAGAGTAAACACAACTTTATCTGGAGATGTAAAAATATCAGTGGATCCAGATGATATAATATTAAGCAAGCAAGATGTCATTTGCAGTGCAAGAAATATTCACAAAGGAAAAGTTATAGATATAAAAGAGGACGATATGAACATGAGAATTACACTTGATATAGGAGCACCTATAAAAGCTGTAATAACAAAAACATCATATAAAGAGATGAACATAAATATTGGGGATGAACTTTTTACTATATTTAAAGCTTTATCAGTTAAAGCCTTTAAATAG
- a CDS encoding SEC-C metal-binding domain-containing protein, producing MALYEAWKKEAYEPKSEAEYESFWQEYLPKEQKIYEYLLSNKDEKVSGKLKDLAERFEIDTKTFVGFMDGINTSLVSEYDVENLEEDSEITLDVDMEKLYFNMHDAKADWLYTLPQWEELLTKEKREEIEKEYKKSKTIVKGDRIGRNDPCTCGSGKKYKKCCGKDEN from the coding sequence ATGGCTCTTTATGAAGCATGGAAAAAAGAGGCTTACGAACCAAAGTCTGAGGCTGAATACGAAAGCTTTTGGCAGGAATATCTACCAAAAGAACAAAAAATATATGAGTATCTGCTTTCTAATAAAGATGAAAAGGTTTCAGGTAAGTTAAAGGATTTAGCAGAAAGATTCGAAATCGATACTAAAACCTTTGTTGGTTTTATGGATGGAATAAACACTAGCTTAGTATCTGAGTATGACGTTGAAAATCTAGAAGAAGATAGTGAAATAACTCTAGATGTGGATATGGAAAAATTGTATTTCAATATGCATGATGCAAAGGCTGACTGGCTATACACATTACCACAGTGGGAAGAGCTTCTTACTAAGGAAAAAAGAGAAGAAATAGAAAAAGAATACAAAAAGAGCAAGACTATAGTAAAAGGCGATAGAATAGGAAGAAATGATCCTTGTACTTGTGGCAGCGGAAAAAAATACAAAAAATGCTGCGGAAAAGATGAAAATTAA
- a CDS encoding 4Fe-4S dicluster domain-containing protein, whose product MRNEISSFVIADPTKCVGCRTCELACFTVHNSKNETRYTVGTVKTPVIPRLFLVKDEDFAMPVQCRHCEDAPCANSCPVNAIKKVDNAIVVDEKLCIGCKTCILACPFGALELLPEYKEAQEVQQYGLEEPKKIAYKCDLCSKMDGYACIEACPKDALSLVEPALDKKTKNLKAALSILETMKNL is encoded by the coding sequence ATGAGAAATGAAATTAGCAGTTTTGTAATTGCTGATCCTACGAAATGTGTAGGCTGCAGAACATGTGAATTGGCTTGTTTTACAGTTCACAATTCAAAGAATGAAACAAGGTACACTGTAGGTACAGTAAAAACTCCAGTGATACCAAGATTATTCTTAGTAAAGGACGAGGACTTTGCTATGCCTGTGCAGTGTAGACATTGCGAAGATGCTCCATGTGCAAATAGCTGCCCAGTCAATGCTATCAAGAAAGTTGATAATGCTATTGTAGTCGATGAAAAGCTATGTATAGGCTGCAAAACTTGTATCTTAGCTTGTCCTTTTGGAGCATTAGAGCTACTTCCAGAGTACAAAGAAGCTCAAGAAGTACAGCAATATGGTCTTGAAGAGCCTAAGAAAATAGCTTATAAATGTGATTTGTGTAGCAAAATGGATGGATATGCATGTATAGAGGCCTGTCCAAAGGATGCTCTTAGTCTCGTGGAGCCTGCACTTGATAAAAAGACTAAGAATCTAAAAGCGGCATTAAGCATTTTAGAAACTATGAAAAACTTATAA
- a CDS encoding [FeFe] hydrogenase, group A — MAVLIDQELCTGCKMCSDVCPVDAISGDAGKPQSIDENKCVLCGQCVQMCSSFASVFDEEIEPIEKKLSDRKMLKGIKEPLFAAYYDNNIHKVVDILNDKNQFSVVQCAPAVRVAIAEDFGMDLGSLTPGKMAAALRKLGFDRVYDTNFSADLTIMEEGTELIERVTKNEKLPMFTSCCPAWVKYMEQSHPEYLDHLSTCKSPQQMAGAIFKTYGAKLDNKSAKDIASVSIMPCTCKSFESERTEMNSSGERDVDVVLTTRELAYLIKEMDIDFVNLQEENFDQPLGNYTGAGNIFGVTGGVMEAAIRTGYELITNQPIDNVDVVAVRGNKNFSESIIKVGDLELKVAVVAGLKNVEPIIEAMKNGKADYHFVEVMTCPEGCISGGGQPKVLLPKHKPMAYENRISGTYQHDSESKLRKSHENPAIKKLYKDFLKNPLGHKSHELLHTKYYSRKDK, encoded by the coding sequence ATGGCTGTTTTAATAGATCAAGAACTATGTACAGGATGTAAGATGTGCTCGGATGTTTGTCCAGTGGATGCAATAAGCGGTGATGCTGGAAAGCCTCAGTCAATAGATGAAAATAAATGTGTTTTATGTGGTCAATGTGTACAGATGTGTAGCTCATTTGCCTCTGTTTTTGACGAGGAAATAGAACCAATTGAGAAAAAGCTATCAGATAGAAAGATGCTAAAAGGTATAAAAGAGCCTTTGTTTGCAGCTTATTATGATAACAACATACATAAAGTAGTAGATATATTAAATGATAAGAATCAGTTTTCAGTAGTTCAGTGTGCACCAGCTGTAAGAGTTGCAATTGCAGAAGATTTTGGAATGGATTTAGGAAGCCTAACTCCTGGAAAAATGGCTGCAGCACTTAGAAAATTAGGATTTGATAGGGTGTATGATACAAACTTCTCAGCTGATTTAACTATCATGGAAGAAGGAACAGAGCTAATTGAAAGAGTTACAAAAAATGAAAAGCTACCTATGTTTACTTCATGCTGTCCAGCATGGGTAAAATACATGGAGCAATCACATCCAGAGTATTTAGACCATCTATCAACTTGTAAATCTCCTCAGCAAATGGCTGGAGCTATATTTAAAACTTACGGTGCAAAGCTAGATAACAAATCAGCAAAGGATATAGCTAGTGTATCAATAATGCCATGCACATGTAAAAGCTTTGAAAGTGAAAGAACAGAAATGAATAGCAGTGGAGAAAGAGATGTAGATGTTGTACTTACAACTAGAGAGCTTGCTTATTTGATAAAAGAAATGGATATTGATTTCGTAAATCTTCAAGAAGAAAATTTTGATCAGCCTCTTGGTAATTATACTGGAGCAGGAAATATCTTTGGTGTTACTGGTGGCGTTATGGAAGCGGCAATTAGAACAGGCTATGAGCTAATCACAAATCAACCAATTGATAACGTAGATGTTGTAGCTGTAAGAGGAAATAAAAACTTCAGCGAATCTATAATCAAGGTAGGAGATTTAGAACTAAAAGTAGCTGTAGTTGCAGGCCTAAAAAACGTAGAGCCTATAATAGAAGCTATGAAAAATGGAAAAGCTGATTATCACTTTGTAGAAGTTATGACATGTCCAGAGGGATGTATAAGTGGTGGAGGACAGCCAAAAGTACTGCTTCCTAAGCATAAACCTATGGCATATGAAAATAGAATAAGTGGAACCTATCAGCACGATAGTGAAAGCAAGCTTAGAAAATCTCATGAAAATCCAGCAATTAAAAAGCTATACAAAGATTTTCTAAAAAATCCTCTTGGCCATAAATCACATGAACTACTTCATACAAAATATTATTCAAGAAAAGATAAGTAG
- the mobA gene encoding molybdenum cofactor guanylyltransferase, which yields MRDFGSAVVLAGGRSSRMGFDKSTMVLQNKKLIESTIKKLDSLFDDIIISVDSLEKKSVFNHDKIAVDKVKGVGPLGGMISALEMAQSDKLFVIPCDMPVIDTKYISFMMKYMDDNEIILSEKKGYFEPFPGFYSKSLIPRIDELINQNRRSIRAIFECSRTKVISESEWKKLGFSEEIFTNLNTTQDVEKYLSYK from the coding sequence ATGAGAGATTTTGGTAGTGCAGTTGTACTTGCTGGGGGAAGATCTAGTCGCATGGGATTTGACAAGAGCACCATGGTATTGCAGAACAAAAAATTAATTGAGAGCACCATAAAAAAGCTAGATAGTTTATTTGATGACATAATAATATCAGTAGATAGCTTAGAAAAAAAATCAGTATTCAATCATGATAAAATAGCCGTTGATAAAGTAAAGGGTGTTGGACCACTAGGAGGAATGATTTCGGCTCTTGAAATGGCTCAAAGCGATAAACTTTTTGTAATACCTTGTGATATGCCAGTTATAGACACAAAATATATAAGCTTTATGATGAAATATATGGATGATAATGAAATTATCTTATCAGAAAAAAAAGGATATTTTGAGCCTTTTCCTGGATTTTACTCCAAAAGCTTGATTCCAAGAATTGATGAACTTATAAATCAAAATAGACGCTCGATTAGGGCTATATTTGAGTGCTCAAGAACAAAAGTAATTTCAGAATCTGAGTGGAAGAAGCTTGGATTTAGCGAAGAAATATTTACGAATCTCAATACTACCCAGGATGTAGAAAAATATTTAAGCTATAAATGA
- the fdhD gene encoding formate dehydrogenase accessory sulfurtransferase FdhD — translation MADLFLNRKTNNPMDLSSSEDCIKVSGIIKLNSGSFSICEDYLIIEQKIELKIYQNDKLVATNAFYCSPTYIKELVVGYLVSFDIISNFDDIKNLSISEDKSEAIVELSENVRKKIDDLEDDNVRFFNPNLIFESMQKNLSYSKLFSKTGGAHCIGFLDTNSYIKAFEDVGRHNALDKLIGHISIMKINPKDIAIITSGRLSQDMALKCINAGIKTIFTKSAPTSMAFELCKAHQITLVGFVRNSRLNIYNQGAYSKIINEDAIEMVFSEAKIDTKNRRYKVLKDTAIFLNR, via the coding sequence ATGGCAGATTTATTTTTAAATAGAAAAACTAATAATCCTATGGACTTAAGTTCAAGCGAGGATTGCATAAAAGTAAGTGGAATTATCAAGCTAAATAGTGGAAGCTTTAGCATATGCGAGGATTATCTGATAATAGAGCAGAAAATAGAATTAAAAATCTATCAAAATGATAAGCTTGTAGCTACGAATGCATTTTATTGCAGCCCCACATATATAAAGGAACTAGTTGTTGGATATTTAGTGAGCTTTGATATTATATCCAATTTCGATGATATAAAAAACCTCAGCATAAGCGAAGACAAGAGTGAAGCTATAGTAGAGCTAAGCGAGAATGTTAGAAAAAAAATTGATGATTTAGAGGATGATAATGTAAGATTTTTCAATCCCAATTTAATTTTTGAGTCTATGCAAAAAAATTTATCTTACTCAAAGCTTTTTTCAAAAACTGGGGGAGCACATTGTATTGGATTTTTAGATACAAATAGTTATATTAAAGCTTTTGAGGACGTAGGAAGGCATAATGCCCTCGATAAATTAATAGGTCATATTTCAATAATGAAAATCAATCCAAAAGACATAGCTATTATAACAAGTGGAAGGCTTTCTCAAGATATGGCTCTGAAATGCATAAACGCAGGAATTAAGACGATTTTTACAAAGTCAGCACCTACAAGTATGGCATTTGAGCTTTGCAAAGCACACCAAATAACTTTAGTAGGCTTTGTACGTAACTCAAGGCTTAATATATATAATCAAGGGGCTTATAGTAAGATTATCAACGAAGATGCAATTGAAATGGTTTTTAGTGAAGCAAAGATTGATACTAAAAACCGAAGATATAAAGTTCTAAAGGACACAGCGATTTTCTTAAATAGATAA
- the thiT gene encoding energy-coupled thiamine transporter ThiT has translation MEKMSTRMMVEAGIMIALAQILSYVKIFEAPYGGSVTAGSMVPIIIFSLRWGFKNGLLTGLAYGALQFILGPKYSYHIVSLLFDYFIAFSVLGFAGLFNNTRAGSLVGSGFGVFLRFVCHVISGVVVFGAYAPETMNPVWYSIVYNAGYLLPEMAISLFIVGILYAPLKKASPVS, from the coding sequence ATGGAAAAAATGTCGACCAGAATGATGGTAGAGGCAGGAATAATGATTGCTCTTGCCCAAATCTTAAGCTATGTAAAGATATTTGAAGCCCCTTATGGAGGTTCAGTTACTGCAGGAAGTATGGTACCCATAATAATATTTTCGCTTAGATGGGGATTTAAAAATGGTTTATTAACAGGGCTTGCTTATGGAGCTCTTCAGTTTATACTAGGTCCAAAATATAGCTATCATATAGTATCTTTATTATTTGATTATTTTATAGCATTTTCAGTTTTAGGCTTTGCTGGTCTTTTTAACAACACTAGAGCAGGTAGCTTAGTTGGAAGTGGATTTGGTGTATTTTTAAGATTTGTGTGCCATGTTATATCAGGGGTAGTGGTGTTTGGAGCATATGCTCCTGAAACTATGAATCCAGTTTGGTATTCTATAGTATACAATGCAGGCTATTTATTACCAGAAATGGCAATATCTCTATTTATAGTAGGAATTTTATATGCACCACTTAAAAAGGCTTCACCTGTTAGCTAA